From one Thermococcus sp. Bubb.Bath genomic stretch:
- a CDS encoding dihydroorotase: MHELVIRGRFLTSEGVFWRSLGIDRGGITEISKGELPGERVIAPQKEALILPGLIDTHVHLRDFLQKEKETVESGTKAAVHGGITAVFDMPNTNPPVMDKRTFERRLELLKKHSHSDYAVGFLVAGNCGEAASVDADFYKIFMGSSTGGIFSEDFEADYSCAPGPVSVHAEDAEIIRDNPKRPPQAEITAIKRAVEVAKKIRKRLNICHVSTGEGLEEILQAKLPWVSFEATPHHLLLTRRDYERNPYLKVYPPLRGNEDRMALWRHFKEIPIIASDHAPHTPEDKENGAAGIPGLETEVALLLDGASRGLLEYTDIVEKMHDNPIRAFGINGRNFEVGGEATFTVVDPKMEWVVKPEEFYTKAKWSPWEGKKLRGKVVMTIIRGEIVMEEDEVLEKPGGVRLNVNGNEDKRSL, encoded by the coding sequence ATGCACGAGCTCGTGATAAGAGGAAGGTTCCTAACATCCGAAGGGGTCTTTTGGAGGAGTCTCGGGATAGACCGGGGCGGGATAACAGAGATTTCAAAGGGTGAGCTTCCGGGAGAGAGGGTAATAGCACCTCAAAAGGAGGCCTTGATACTTCCGGGATTGATAGACACCCACGTTCACCTCAGGGACTTCCTCCAAAAGGAGAAGGAAACCGTTGAGAGCGGAACAAAGGCAGCCGTCCACGGGGGGATAACAGCAGTCTTTGACATGCCCAACACGAACCCACCCGTTATGGACAAGAGGACGTTTGAGAGAAGGCTGGAACTCCTAAAGAAACATTCCCACTCGGATTATGCCGTGGGGTTCCTAGTGGCAGGAAACTGCGGGGAAGCGGCTTCCGTCGATGCAGATTTCTACAAGATATTCATGGGGTCTTCCACGGGGGGAATATTCTCAGAAGACTTTGAGGCGGATTACTCATGCGCACCCGGCCCCGTGAGCGTTCATGCAGAAGACGCGGAGATTATAAGGGATAACCCGAAAAGACCGCCTCAAGCAGAGATAACGGCAATAAAACGCGCGGTAGAGGTCGCCAAAAAGATTAGGAAGCGCCTTAACATCTGCCACGTATCAACTGGCGAAGGGCTGGAAGAGATACTACAGGCAAAGCTGCCCTGGGTCTCGTTTGAGGCCACACCCCACCACCTCCTCCTGACCAGGAGAGACTACGAGAGAAATCCATACCTGAAGGTCTATCCTCCCTTGAGGGGAAATGAGGATAGAATGGCCCTCTGGAGGCACTTTAAAGAGATTCCAATTATAGCCAGTGACCACGCACCCCACACTCCAGAGGACAAGGAAAACGGCGCTGCTGGGATCCCTGGCCTGGAGACGGAGGTGGCCCTTCTACTGGACGGGGCATCGAGAGGCCTTCTAGAGTACACCGACATCGTGGAGAAGATGCACGACAACCCAATCAGGGCGTTTGGGATAAATGGAAGGAATTTCGAGGTGGGTGGAGAGGCCACGTTCACCGTAGTAGACCCCAAGATGGAATGGGTTGTTAAACCGGAGGAGTTTTATACAAAAGCCAAGTGGAGCCCCTGGGAGGGCAAAAAGCTGCGTGGGAAGGTTGTGATGACAATAATCCGTGGAGAAATCGTAATGGAGGAGGATGAAGTTCTGGAAAAGCCGGGAGGGGTGAGATTGAATGTTAACGGTAACGAGGATAAAAGAAGCCTTTGA
- a CDS encoding dihydroorotate dehydrogenase electron transfer subunit translates to MLTVTRIKEAFDVAHNVKAFRLNRKFEFTPGQFVMAWIPGAGEKPFSLADEDMLVVKKVGPFTSKLFELGTGDRLWIRGPYGRGFEPKGERIALVAGGIGIPPLYALTKRWNKKFKRITLIYGAKRREELVLIDVEKYVDELITTTDDGSSGTKGFPTDVLRERKDEFDLVYACGPEPMLLKVLGIMNYSRVQVSMERRMKCGIGVCGSCNLGKYLVCRDGPVFKGDELREVFENPKV, encoded by the coding sequence ATGTTAACGGTAACGAGGATAAAAGAAGCCTTTGATGTAGCGCACAACGTTAAGGCCTTCCGACTCAACAGAAAGTTTGAGTTTACTCCAGGACAGTTCGTGATGGCGTGGATTCCCGGAGCTGGAGAAAAGCCATTCAGCCTGGCGGATGAGGACATGCTCGTGGTGAAGAAAGTCGGACCGTTCACGTCAAAGCTCTTTGAGCTTGGAACGGGGGACAGGCTCTGGATACGGGGACCGTACGGTAGAGGTTTTGAGCCAAAAGGGGAGAGAATCGCGCTCGTGGCTGGAGGGATAGGCATCCCCCCACTTTACGCTCTCACCAAACGGTGGAACAAAAAATTCAAGAGGATCACCTTAATCTACGGGGCCAAACGGAGGGAGGAACTTGTCCTCATAGACGTGGAGAAATACGTTGACGAACTCATAACGACCACGGACGACGGCTCTTCCGGGACGAAAGGGTTCCCCACGGATGTCTTGAGGGAGAGAAAAGACGAGTTCGACTTGGTCTACGCCTGTGGCCCGGAGCCCATGCTGCTGAAGGTTCTGGGGATAATGAATTACAGCCGCGTTCAGGTCTCGATGGAGAGGCGCATGAAGTGCGGAATTGGTGTCTGCGGGAGCTGCAATCTCGGGAAGTACCTGGTCTGCCGGGACGGACCGGTGTTTAAAGGAGATGAACTTAGAGAAGTCTTCGAAAACCCGAAGGTTTAA
- a CDS encoding HEAT repeat domain-containing protein, with translation MGREEVVVDREGMREDLLGWNIKEVTKLALSYDSAFQILVELLEDKNPMVRANALQVIKEMIGSGTLTPKRTSMVIDKIIKLTKDDSERVALKALEVLNSLLERGELREEEYDKVTEALMDIVKRGMPILSEYASEGLGKTGASVLRIARKLIGWLFNLIRSSEDRQVQSAAISALAEMAHRTEDRKIFNEIVDKTADLLEHTDPYVQERALLALDRMSTRADMMTKRNRLKVLKKVKEVQGNIKLASKANLLLEKLEKLEGEELTEKVEVRKKLEVSEYGPDDVERLLDAGRADIVAEMAKLDPMVMSQILEMLNSEDPTRKMDALWVLSRVVSHLTPTDAYSVLPTLGELLKSRNPWTRETAAETMAEIYALYPGTAGFFTSLLDVLLKSNRPADVEGALELISAIQKKMPTEEFNRAIIDVLSKLISRKETRGVALRFLARESQRLLEMEPETLLALENTVKSVYGREGGKYDNIIAALVDAIDDIIRLKAGEGTGRAQ, from the coding sequence ATGGGCCGCGAGGAGGTTGTTGTCGATAGAGAGGGCATGAGGGAGGACCTTCTCGGATGGAACATAAAAGAAGTGACAAAGCTCGCATTATCCTATGACTCAGCGTTCCAAATTTTAGTGGAACTATTGGAAGATAAGAACCCAATGGTCAGGGCAAACGCCCTCCAAGTAATAAAGGAGATGATAGGGTCCGGAACTCTCACACCCAAGAGAACGTCGATGGTGATAGACAAAATAATCAAACTTACAAAAGACGACAGCGAGAGGGTAGCCCTAAAGGCGCTTGAGGTCCTAAACAGCCTCCTTGAACGAGGGGAACTGAGGGAGGAGGAGTACGACAAAGTTACAGAGGCGTTGATGGATATAGTCAAGAGAGGTATGCCCATACTAAGTGAGTACGCCTCGGAGGGTCTTGGGAAAACTGGAGCAAGCGTGCTGAGGATAGCTAGAAAACTTATAGGGTGGCTGTTCAACCTCATCAGGTCATCCGAGGACCGGCAGGTCCAGAGCGCCGCGATATCGGCACTAGCTGAGATGGCTCACAGGACGGAGGACAGGAAGATATTCAATGAGATAGTCGATAAAACTGCGGACCTGCTCGAACACACAGACCCATACGTTCAGGAACGCGCACTCCTCGCCCTCGACAGAATGAGCACCAGAGCAGATATGATGACAAAGAGAAACAGGCTGAAGGTATTAAAAAAGGTCAAGGAAGTTCAAGGAAACATCAAACTGGCCTCCAAAGCCAACCTCCTCCTGGAGAAGCTGGAGAAGCTTGAAGGGGAAGAGCTCACTGAGAAAGTGGAAGTAAGGAAAAAACTTGAGGTAAGCGAGTACGGACCGGATGATGTTGAAAGGCTTCTGGATGCTGGAAGGGCAGATATAGTGGCCGAGATGGCAAAGCTTGACCCGATGGTGATGTCTCAAATACTGGAGATGCTAAACTCCGAAGACCCAACGAGAAAAATGGACGCCCTCTGGGTGCTTTCAAGGGTGGTGTCCCATCTTACCCCAACAGACGCATACTCGGTGCTCCCAACGCTGGGGGAGCTTTTGAAGAGCAGAAACCCGTGGACGCGAGAAACTGCCGCAGAAACCATGGCAGAGATATACGCCCTCTACCCCGGAACGGCAGGCTTTTTCACTTCACTCCTCGATGTCCTTCTCAAGTCCAACAGGCCGGCAGACGTTGAGGGTGCCCTTGAGTTGATAAGCGCCATACAAAAAAAGATGCCCACTGAGGAGTTCAACAGGGCAATAATAGACGTATTGTCCAAACTGATATCGCGGAAAGAGACGAGGGGTGTTGCCCTCCGTTTTCTAGCCAGAGAATCACAGAGGCTGCTAGAGATGGAACCCGAAACCCTACTTGCTCTAGAGAACACTGTAAAGAGTGTTTATGGGAGGGAAGGCGGGAAATACGACAACATAATAGCGGCGTTAGTTGATGCGATAGATGACATAATCAGGCTGAAAGCTGGAGAAGGGACCGGGAGAGCCCAGTAA
- a CDS encoding carboxymuconolactone decarboxylase family protein has translation MENGDVIVKLNEIEELLDKLGKEHPKEIAAFSRFLRETLDNKALTTREKELIALALGISAGCEWCIYLHTQKALEAGAKPEELLEAGLVAVLMAGGPALMHLIPLTKAIEAFKKEHGEG, from the coding sequence ATGGAGAACGGGGACGTTATAGTTAAATTGAACGAGATTGAGGAGCTATTGGATAAGCTTGGGAAAGAACACCCAAAGGAAATAGCCGCATTCTCAAGGTTCCTGCGCGAGACACTCGACAACAAAGCTTTAACCACGAGGGAGAAGGAGCTCATCGCACTTGCCCTAGGCATCTCGGCTGGCTGTGAGTGGTGCATCTACCTCCACACTCAGAAGGCACTTGAAGCTGGTGCAAAACCGGAGGAGCTTCTCGAGGCGGGGCTGGTGGCGGTTCTCATGGCAGGAGGCCCAGCACTCATGCACCTCATCCCGCTCACGAAGGCTATAGAAGCCTTCAAAAAAGAGCATGGGGAAGGGTGA
- a CDS encoding nascent polypeptide-associated complex protein, whose translation MMGMNPRQMKKLMKQMGIKMEELEGVEEVVIRMKGKEIVLKDPAITVIIAQGEKSYQIVPGSEEVREVLEISEEDIKLVMEQAGVDYEAAKKALEEAKGDLAEAILKLTEE comes from the coding sequence ATGATGGGAATGAATCCGAGGCAGATGAAGAAGCTCATGAAGCAGATGGGCATCAAGATGGAGGAGCTCGAAGGGGTTGAGGAAGTCGTCATAAGGATGAAGGGCAAGGAGATAGTCCTTAAGGACCCTGCGATAACCGTAATTATCGCACAGGGCGAGAAGAGCTATCAGATAGTCCCCGGAAGCGAGGAAGTCCGTGAGGTTCTGGAGATATCCGAGGAAGACATAAAGCTCGTCATGGAGCAGGCCGGGGTTGACTATGAGGCTGCAAAGAAAGCCCTAGAAGAGGCTAAGGGTGACCTTGCAGAGGCCATCCTGAAGCTCACGGAAGAATGA